GCTGTTCAGGAGCTTTTCCCGGAAGAGAAGCCTTTGCTTTTTGGAACAGGGGGGTGTAGTACCTTGACTGATGCGGATAGGGTGAAGGTCATACAGTTTCTGGACAGCAAGAAGTCTGCCCAGGTTGAGGCAGCATCCGTATGAAGCATATATCTACGTGACACATAAGGGGCACGTTGGTACTGCGACAAGTAAGAGCCGCTAAAAGGTAATTATGTATATAGTGTATATTATTTGCACAAAACCAGGGTATATCCAGACAAAATGaaatcatatcatcatcaccagtTAACGCCTAGACATCGCACCGCACCAAGCAGTAAACGCCGTTATATGACAGGGCCTTCCTCCGGCTAACCTTGCATGGTCGACCAGAAGTAGTTGGAGTAGAAGAATCGCGAGAACTTGGGGTCAATGTTAACGACGTGCACGTCCCCTTTGCGACTATTACGGATGACGGCTTTGTTGAAATTGCCCGCATCATCGGCCTCAATATCAACGCCAAGGGAGCGATAAATTTTAAGACGAAGGCTATCTCAGTCAGCAGTGAGCACGCAGTATACAGCATTGTGGGTACCCACATTGTCGCATCGTCCAGCTCCCTCTCCCGTCTCGTGGCTTCATCGCCTTCCAGCCCCTGAGCCTCCAAATCCGCCAATCGTTCCTTCAACATCTCCAGCTCACTCTCCAGTCTTTCGCTCTCAATTTCAAGTTCCGTGGCTGCTTTTGCGATGCGAAATTTCTTCGTGTCCAGTTCAACCATATCCGCCGCATGTTTACTCGAGTCATGTGCAGCTACCGCTTCTTCATGCTGGGCGTTCAAGGAATGGAGGTGCCGGGAGAGCTTTCGCAGAGAGGACTCGGCCTCGCGCATACGCAGCTCGCGCGACTGCTGAAGGGTCGATAAGGAGTCATTGATGCGGGTGACGGCTTGTTTGTCTGgttggatattgaagtttCCAATGGtgtggtggatgagctgCAACGCGTCAGTGTTCAGATTCCACAATAAGTTTGAAATACATACCGTGCCTGGGTTCTCGTCGAGCAACATTGTGACTGATTTACCTGACTTTGGTCGTTAAAAAGAAGCTTGCAGTTGGCTTTGACCGATATATGCGTGGGGTTGAACCCGACGGTGATGTTGATATGCGGCGTTGGTGGAGCAACTGATTAGATCAGCCACTATGCGCCACTTGCACCGCCACCCGTGACGGAGGGTCAGATTCATGCGCTTGGATTTGGATGCCTATCATCTTCGATACATGCGGAAGTTTGCTTCagattttcttcctccttatTTATTCGTTCGATTTTGAGTTAGTGAAAGGCTGTCTATCTAAAAACATGGGTTCCAACCTGCCCTGTACGTTCTTGACCCTACCCGTGCTATTGTTTTGGTTTCCTTAGCGGCGATACTGACGGTTCTGCAGATGCCGCCGATGCTGAAAGGTTGGTGATAATGTCGACGCTACTTCTCATGATGATTTCAGCTAACATATTGCAGCCCTCTAAAGCCAGCGGAGCTCCAGGTCTTGCGGGCGCAGTACGAAAAGGAAGGTGACTATGTCGGTATTCAAACCAAGTTCAACTTTGCCTGGGTATGTCCTAGCTAGCTTTGGCTCTGGCTTTCCAGTATTTATACTAAATGATGGCTTTTATTGTAGGGTCTGATCAAATCCAACGCCCGACCGGACCAACAGGAAGGAGTCCGTTTGCTATCAGAGATCTTCCGTGCTGCTCCGGAACGTCGACGGGAATGCCTCTACTATCTAGCCCTCGGTAACTACAAGCTCGGAAACTACGGCGAAGCCCGACGATACAACGATCTACTTCTCGAAAAGGAGCCCGCCAACCTTCAGGCCGCCAGCCTCGGTACCCTGATTGATGAAAGAGTGTCCAAGGAAGGATTGATGGGGTTTGCGATCGTGGGCGGACTTGCTCTCGCCGCGGGTTTGGTGGGTGGCATGGTGTTCCGGGGCGCTAAGAGGCGGTAATGTGGTGTCTTCTCCTGGTGAATAGCTTTGTGCCTTGGGAAAGTCGTGAATCTACGCTGTGTATATATGGTAGCTCTTTGTTGTTGCTCTTTTGTTGGTGGGATGTTTCGCATGCGATGGCGTTGTATTGTCCATGATCATGCTGGCTTTTGTGATTATAACATGACTCTTTGAATGGCCGGCAACGTATGCTATTTTAGTTATTAGTTTCTGTAATGATAATCGAAGgcaagggaagggaaaggaaggaattCCCAGAAACTATACAAAATGGCCAAGTCACTTGATTTCATTGGTTTCCAAGGGTAAACGTCATCCGCCTGACACTCCGGCTTTCCCCAATCatttattctctttctttctccaccaACTTCAACACGATTCTAAACCATCGCCTCACCTTATAATGCGTGTCTTGAAACGCTAGTCAACAGAAAGATCAACTGATCTGGCCTGCAAAACGTGCATGGTAGCCCCGAAACAATGAGTGACGTTGCAGTTCGACAGAAAGCATTGCGACTCTTCGACTACTAGTGTACAATTGTCCGACGGCTGACATTCTTGTACAATCTTTCGATTCCGTCTGCCTAGTGATACTATTACTGAATCTCGTCGTGTTGAACGCCGTCCTCCTTATCTTCACCACGACAACCTATCTCTTTACCTTGACACAATCACCATGGCCGATGTGGGGGATCGCATGTTTTGTCATGCCTGTGGCGGGGTATGGCTACGCAGAGATCATGGGCTGGAATGCCCACACTGTCACTCTGAATTCACAGAAATTGTGTGtcatcctttcccctccctcttttcATGCTATACAACCGTTTATTTGGACACCAATACTGACGGGCCAGATCGAAATTCCGCCAGatacggaagaggaagtcccCGACCCTCCAACATCAGTGCCCGAGGACCGGTCAGCTCCTCCCAGAAACCCATGGGCAGACCACAACCCTTGGGATCATGATAATATGAACACAGATACCCCTGACTGGGGCTCGGGCAATGGATTCCGTCACCACACGTACAGATCGCCGGATGGCCGGTTTACTTTTTCCAGCACTACATACACACGACGTGGTTCGTCTGGTCAGCAAATGCCGGTGGATCCTCTTATGCCTATGGTCCGCGGGTTGGACACTATCTTTCATGGATTGGCCGACACCTACCGGCAAACGGAGTACCGGCAACCGAATGAGCGAGATTCATCACCGGGATTGTGGAGGACTGACAGACAGAACCAAGGGTTCGGCCCGAATGGTTCGAGGATATACAGCACGTCgtttgatattgacatgaACACGCGGAGCAATGGGGGCGTGGGGTCCGAGTTTCATACGACAGGGGGGCTACATCCTCGTGATGCAGATGGTCCACAGCCTATGGGTACTCCTCTACGAACTCTGGGCGAGTATGTTCTCTCCCTTGGATGCGGCGAGATAGAAAAGGTGACTGACTTGTATAGTATTCTTGAACTATTCCGAGCCGATTTTGGAAACAATGGTCCACCAGGAGGTGGCCCCGGAGTCCGTGTCATGACCGGGCCGAATCCCATTGCGATTTTATCGACTTTACTCAACCTTGACCGGCATGGCGATGCAGTCTACTCGCAAGAAGAGCTAGACCGGGTAATATCACAGCTGATCGATCAAAACGCACGGGGGACGGCGCCGCCACCCGCTGCTCCCAATGAGATCCAGTCtctgccgaagaagaaggttgatCAGGAGATGTTGGGTAGCGAAGGCAAGGCGGAATGTTCGATATGCATGGACCCGGTGGAATTAGGCACGGAGGTCACGGTACTACCCTGCAAGCACTGGTTTCACTACAACTGCATCGAGATGTGGCTGAGCCAACACAATACGTGTCCTCACTGCCGGCGAGGCATCAACATTCCGGCAGGGTAAGTTTTCGATCACACTTGTGTCCGCGTCAGTCACTGATTGGGCCCTCTAGACCCGAAGGAAGCAGCGATAACCCGGTAGTCATTAACAGTAGTCCGGAGACGTCTCCCCGTCGGCCGAGTGGCGCTGCTCCCGAGCATAGCGGACAGTCGCCGCCACGGTGGAACGGGCCTGGTCCCGAGACGGGAGGACAAGAACAGGATCAAGGACAATCCAGTCGGAATGATAATCAAGGTGGAGGCTTCGCCGGCTGGGTTCGAAGCCATTTCGGAGGAGGCAACCAGTAGGCGTGGCCTCCGTTTTTCACGATGCGATGCCCTTCATGTTCCTTGCTTTGCTACGGCCATGGCAGGTCTCCCTCCAGCTACGGGAAGTGCTATAGAGCTTGGATCCATGGTAAATTGGACAATGGATGGAATGGACATACAAGAGCCACTCTGGAAGTGTTACGCAGTAATGAACCGTTTATTTTTGGATATCAAGCCGGAGGGCAAATAGATAAGTTGATTGTGGGATGGATAATTCATCAGATCATATTTAATCATTGAACTCCACATTGATTGATACCCCACATGCCATGCGCCCTAATCGCGCCCTACCATAGATTAGATTGATATACCATCTTTACCCCTCATACACCTTTTCTCACTGTCTccctctgtctctctctttctcttctcttcctcctagTCAATTCCTATACAACACTTCATAAACAGTCTTCACCATGAAAACCCTCTACAAAAACGGCCACTTGATCACCCCCCAATCCCCCAACCCAACATGCATGGTCACGGAAAACGACCGCATAATCTACCTTGGCGAGGAATCCACCGCAAGGACCCTCCACCCAGACAGCAAGATCCATGATCTGGAGGGTCGCAAAGTCCTCCCCGGCTTTATTGATGGGTACGTACATACACAGAAATACCTCAATTCTACACCACCCAGCCATCCATATACAACATCGCACCAATTACCAGAAACCAGAAACTAACATAAATAAAACAGACACATgcacctcctcctctttggcGCCAGCCTCTCCAAAATCAACCTGGGAAACTGCACCTCCCTATCCGACATCCGCACCACCATCAAAGCCGCAGCAACCGCAAATCCAACCGCCCCCCGTCTCTTCTGCCGCGGCTGGATGCACTCCATGACCAACGGCGAAGCCCTAGCCTCCATGCTCGACGACCTCGACCCACGtcccatcttcatcgacTCCAAAG
The sequence above is a segment of the Aspergillus oryzae RIB40 DNA, chromosome 3 genome. Coding sequences within it:
- a CDS encoding kinetochore Spc24 family protein (predicted protein), with the protein product MLLDENPGTLIHHTIGNFNIQPDKQAVTRINDSLSTLQQSRELRMREAESSLRKLSRHLHSLNAQHEEAVAAHDSSKHAADMVELDTKKFRIAKAATELEIESERLESELEMLKERLADLEAQGLEGDEATRRERELDDATILRLKIYRSLGVDIEADDAGNFNKAVIRNSRKGDVHVVNIDPKFSRFFYSNYFWSTMQG
- a CDS encoding putative RING finger domain protein (predicted protein), giving the protein MADVGDRMFCHACGGVWLRRDHGLECPHCHSEFTEIIEIPPDTEEEVPDPPTSVPEDRSAPPRNPWADHNPWDHDNMNTDTPDWGSGNGFRHHTYRSPDGRFTFSSTTYTRRGSSGQQMPVDPLMPMVRGLDTIFHGLADTYRQTEYRQPNERDSSPGLWRTDRQNQGFGPNGSRIYSTSFDIDMNTRSNGGVGSEFHTTGGLHPRDADGPQPMGTPLRTLGEYVLSLGCGEIEKVTDLYSILELFRADFGNNGPPGGGPGVRVMTGPNPIAILSTLLNLDRHGDAVYSQEELDRVISQLIDQNARGTAPPPAAPNEIQSLPKKKVDQEMLGSEGKAECSICMDPVELGTEVTVLPCKHWFHYNCIEMWLSQHNTCPHCRRGINIPAGPEGSSDNPVVINSSPETSPRRPSGAAPEHSGQSPPRWNGPGPETGGQEQDQGQSSRNDNQGGGFAGWVRSHFGGGNQ
- a CDS encoding mitochondrial fission 1 protein (membrane protein involved in organellar division); this encodes MGSNLPYAADAESPLKPAELQVLRAQYEKEGDYVGIQTKFNFAWGLIKSNARPDQQEGVRLLSEIFRAAPERRRECLYYLALGNYKLGNYGEARRYNDLLLEKEPANLQAASLGTLIDERVSKEGLMGFAIVGGLALAAGLVGGMVFRGAKRR